aagaaggaggagaacgtcgctgcaccgtacgtgtgttgaacgcggaggtgccgtccgttcggcactcggtcatcggtgatttggatcacggcgagtacgactccatcaaccccgttcattggaacgcttccgctcgcgatctacaagggtatgtagatgcactcctttcccctcgttgctagtatactccatagatggatcttggtgagcgtaggaaaattttaaaattctgctacgatccccaacagtcacGGTGTTGGCCGAGGGAGTCCACCCCTCCGACGCACTCTACTGAGCCTGCAACGCTTCGAACGACAAGACGAGCGAGTAGAAGCTGGAGTAGGGCATAGGTGCGTTACTCACACCCAGGGAGGCGGCGATGGAGTTGTAGGCGGAGCCGAGTCCTGTGAGGATGTGGTCAATGAGCCCATCATCACGAATCGGAGAGCCGGCGGCAGCCATGGTGTCGGCGAGGGCCTTCGTCTTGTGCATGTACTCAGCCGCGGACATCTCCTCCTTTCTCAGTGTCTGAAGTTGATGCCGGATGTGACGGACATTGGCGCGACTCTCCGCGCCGTACATGGCACCGACGACTGTCCATACCGCCTGCACCGTCTCACGGCTGATGAGCTGACAGGCGATGTCCTCCTCCATGGAGGTGAGAAGGAGGCCCTTGACCTTCTGATCCTGAGTCCACCAATGGTGGTACCCCGGGTTAGCGGCGGTCGTCGCGGCATCGCCAGTCCCGACGGCGATGGTCTTGTCGGGTGCCGCCGTGGTGCTGTCCAGGTAGCCATGGAGGTTGGCGCCGGCTAAGACGTTGCCGGCGATGCCTCCCCACAGCATGAAGTTGTGGCGGCCAAGGCGGACGGAGATCGCTGAAACAGCGAGTGCGGCGGGAACGGTGGCAGCCGCGAGCGAGGTGATGGTGCCGACGTTGTTGGAGAGCGAAAGGGCGGTGGGCGACATCGCGGCGGCACGGAgaagggcggcgcgcggcggcggtggcggatggagcaggcgGCGGCGTAGGGTTCGCGCGGCGGCCCGGTGGCTATCTGATCCCAAGTTGAAGAGGTAggtttagggttttgcgtgggTGGCTAACATCCAGCCTCACGTCGCAATATATAGATGATCAGAATACAATTACATACGTATACAGATGATCAGAATAACAATATGCTAGACCCTATTTTACAAAAAGTTTTGAAACCTCACATGACAACACGTGTCATAGTCCAGGCACGCGCAAGTTGGCGAGACGCGGCTTCCACTCTCCACGAGCAACCATGACTGCGACACACGCACCTCCGTTAGATAGATAGATGTATACAAGTCAGCATATCCGCCATCCTCACACCACAAATATCTGAAAACCCGAAGAAATTCAGCCAAGTCGTCAGAAGAACGAGTGAGTGATTCAGAGGAGAGGAGGAATTACCGGCGATCACGGCAGCTGACAGTGCTCACCATCACCTGTCACGCTCCAATCCAAAGGATAGACAGAGAGCACGCCAACTCTCTGCGGATAGAGCACGCCGTCATGCGATGCACTCCAGACACGCAACGCAACGCCAAGGCTGCTGCGTGGGAAGCCCATCCCGAATACCCGTCTCGCTCATCATCATCGCCCCGCCGCCAGGCCCAACAAAACGGGACCCGACCCGCCTCGCCCAACCGAAGCGACCCACCGAGCCGAACCACCCGAGCGACCGAAACAACTCGCCGATACATCGCGCAGCAAGCGTAGCGTGCGAGCCGAGCCGGGACGCGAATGAGCgagggggccgcggcggcggcggccgcgcggGTGGCCTCGTCGGCGGAGGATggggcgggggcggaggcggcgagggcggGGCGGGCGTGGGCGTTCAGGCGGGATCTGGCGGCGGGGGCGCTGATGGGGGGCGCCGTGCACACCGTGGTGGCCCCCATCGAGCGGGTCAAGCTGCTGCTGCAGACGCAGGACGGCAACGCCGCGCTGCTCGGGAGGTCGCGCCGCTTCCGGGGCTTCGCCGACTGCGTCGCCCGCACCGTGCGCGACGAGGGCGTGCTCTCGCTCTGGCGGGGCAACGGCACCGCCGTCATCCGCTACTACCCCTCCGTCGCCCTCAACTTCTCCCTCAAGGTTCAGACCCCCTCCTTCtctcccccttctccttcttccccGCATCCCAACCCCGTTTTACTGGGCATGTTGATGATCAGTAGCATTTCCATTTCGTTGCGTCGTTTCCCGTGCTGCTGCTGGTTGATTAGGCGCGATCTCGTCAGTGTTTCGTGAGATGCGCGCTGCGGATTTGGGGATCGTTTTTCAGTTCCTTGCTTGATTGATCCACCACTTGCTATGCCTAGGATGGTTTGTGATGCCAAGGGAGATTACAAGTCCGGCCATGTCGTTGCGTGCTTGGTAGGGAGCATCCAGAGCCATTCGTCTCCATGCCCCACAGTGCCGTGCGGCGAGGTGAATTCGCAGGGATGGAGAGATTAGATTCGGCCGTGACATGTCTTTACTGACAACAGATAAGATTTAGTAAGATATTTGGTGGGCTTTCGCACTCCACGGATGAATGTCTGCCTCCCAAAATGGCAAAGAATCAAAGAATAAAGTGCTCTGCTGCTCGTGACCCTTGTCTCCAAAAGCACTAGAGATCAGTGATATATAAACACTAGAGAATGGTATTATTGGTGCATATATTCCTGCGCTTTTATAGGCTAGTTGTAGAATTCCATTTACAGTCTGGCTGGTTAAGATCTATTTGGTCAAGTAATTATGTTGAGGAAGTTGGTACGAATGACGCACTGGAACTATACTGTTATGAGTGATGTCTTGTAAGCCAACATATAGCGAAAATCTGGTTACATCAACTATACCACCAACTACTTTTTGCATGCCATATGAAGATACCATATGATGACATCATCGACATGTTAGTACTAGTGGATTACGAGGGCCTAGTGCAGGATAAAATTATGGGATGTCTTTCTCGCAAAACGACAAAGAGTGATCATGAAAGATAGCAGATGTCATCAATGCATAACGGATTTACAGAAACAGATATTCAAGCAGATATTTGACTTGCCATTTGGCACCTTTGGTTTTGCAAGGTAACAAAACGACAATTCTCTGCGATGAAAAGTTATGTTGTCGGATATGCAGTGTGTACTGACCTCCTAAGCTCGTTTTGAGTTTAACATATGGGATACCAGTAGGTCTTGTCTCAACATGAACGGAGAGTGATTTTGTGATGCAGCAATAACTAGTAAGGATAATCTACAACTTATCGTTTAAAAGTAGCAGAAGTTGTTGCAAGTGCACAGTTAGGACACTAGATGATATATCATACTGAGTCAACTGTTACCTGAAAAATCCCTTGTTGTATGCTCTTGCTAATCTTCTTTAGGTTGATTGTTTGATTGGTACCAAACAAGTGGCCTATTGCTTGTGCTTTTTAATTACTTTTTAAAACAATGATGATAAATAAGTTTAGAAGCACGTATCTGCAATTTCCTTATAATTTATGAGTAAGATGAATTTTTAGTGTTAAGCATGTCCGTTATACTTCAGTTAGCGGTTTACCATGATGTCCCCTTTCTACTGCAGTAGTTCTGCTAACTTTCCTTCGACGAACCATGCTCATTTATTTGTTTCCATGATGAGAACATGGATTGTAGACACTAGACAGGATATTAAATCTTGAATGGTTGGTTTTTGGAGGTGCTCTCTTTTGTTCATGCTAATGAGATGGCATGAAAATAACCACAATACTGTCCATTGACCCATTGGTGTTTTTTCTCATAGTAGAACTCAAGAAACAGACATATTAGGTAATAGTTACCAGCTACTGAAAGTGAATATACATGTATGGACAATGTGGATATATTGGTGATGAATGCGTGAAGATGGTCAATTGCTGGCCAAAATTATGCATTGGCCCAGTGTTTCTATCCCAAGCTGGTCCATCTTACTTTCAATAGGGTACTACTTTACCTACTTGCTGCTGCGAACTTATTGTCATGGGGTTTCATGCATCTTTTGTTGGTGGGTAGTTAACCTCTGTCCAGATGTGTCAGCTTTCTTAGTTTGATGGTCTTGTGTACTGATTTGAGAGGTAGGCAGTTGTGAGCTGAAGTTAATATCTTATATGTTTATGTTAGCACACGGTTATAGGGAAGCAAGAACTGCTCATCTTGGATCTTAATGCTGATAGAAATTGTGTACAACTCGTAATGTCATAATAAATATAACCAAGGATTCAGAGCAATTGTTTGTTGTTTTGTCCATTCTATTAATTATTTTGTCAATACAAGCATGCTCTTTTTTTAATGTTGCAAGCTTGGATGCATAGTTCAGTAAGTATAGTGAAGGAAGTTATGTAAAGGTCCAAGCATGAAACCGCACCCAATCTAATACTGATGTGCAATTTTTGATTGACTATTAACTATTTAAAATTATCTTATGGTTATGTGATGTCTAAAATCTCTCTTCATTATTCTCGCAGGACCTGTACAGGAGCATACTGAAAGACGCAGGAACCTCAGCAGACAATAAGTTCACATCAATTGCTCTCACCAACTTCATCGCTGGTGCCGCCGCCGGATGCACTACCCTGGTCATCATTTACCCACTCGACATAGCTCACACCCGCCTTGCAGCCGACATTGGCCAAACAGACGCCCGCCAGTTCAAGGGCATCCGGCACTTCATCCAAACCATCTACAAGAAGAACGGCATCCGCGGCATCTACAGAGGGCTACCAGCGTCGCTCCACGGGATGGTCGTCCACCGGGGCCTATACTTCGGAGGCTTCGACACCGCAAAGGACACGCTGGTGCCGCTGGACTCCCCACTGTGGCAGCGCTGGGTGACGGCGCAGGCGGTCACCTCCACGGCAGGGCTCATCTCGTACCCGCTGGACACGGTGCGGCGGAGGATGATGATGCAGTCGGGGATGGAGGCGCAGATGTACAGCGGCACCCTCGACTGCTGGCGCAAGATCTACAGGGCGGAGGGGGTCAGGTCCTTCTACCGGGGCGCGCTGTCTAACATGTTCCGGAGCACCGGCGCGGCCGCCATACTCGTGCTGTACGACGAGGTGAAGAAGTTCATGAATGGGGGTAGGTTGTGATAGGTATAGAGAGAGTGTGTGGTTCTCCACAGATTTTGGGGTTCCGGCATGGAGATTAGACACGACCAAACGGTACAcggagcagcagcggcggcggcggctcggatcAAGCGCTTTGTTTGTAGTAGGCGAGTACTGGTTTCCTGCTGTTCGCCACTAACCAACCAACTACAACTAGTAGCAAGGGCATCATGGTCCCAGAGATTGTGGCTGGCTGTTGTTTGTTTTGATTTTCGTTCCGTCTCTCTCGTGTGTGACTCGAAGTTCCAATGGATTGACTGCCTCTCTGCCTGTGTGCTTTCTGGTGGTGAGGTTGGAACTACACTGAAAGAGTGTTCAGTTAACACTGTTGGCCTTCCTATGAATATCTTGTACTACAAAATGGCAGGGCAGGTGCAGGACCTTTGTCATGCATTTAGCTCAAGGAGTTCATAATCAGGCGCGTGATTGTTGctcccctccgttccaaaatactccgtatttgttcaaatttaaactactaAAACCATGGTTTTTGTTCTCATTTAAACTACTACTAAAACCATGACAAGTAGTGTTTATGATCCGTTCCTCCCTCTCCATACCTCCAAACGAACATTCCTTACTGTACCTACCGTGCCATAGATATGCACAAAAATAAAAGACAGCTGCTTTCTGATGCAGAAAATGCAGCTACAAGTGATATCCAAAGTCTTCGCGGATTACTAACTTTTCCTGCCTTAATCAGTATCAGGCTAGCATACCACGCGTAGAGTCTCCGATTTCACCCTCCACGTCGGACAGTGTTCCAGTTTTGTAAACATTGAAACCAAAAGGTTTAATCACAGCAGACATTGATTTTGGCCTCCACACTGGACAACGAGTGTTCCAGTTTTGAAACCAGTGAAACCAAAAGCTTTGCTCAGGCCTTTCGACACAAGTTTAGTTTCAGCTGCGACCCGAGAAATAGCCAGGCAATGCAGATATGCATTTTGAAACAATGAATGTAGCGCACACAAATACCTAGTATATCAAAATTTCCTGGCAAAACAAGTAGGACTACCAAACTTGCAACATCGATGATCACTCGCAGCAGCGGACAAAAGTATTTCAACCCAATACAACAATTGAAATGCTACCAGTATATAATACCATGTCCCCGACAAAGAAACCCCCCACCGGTTCCACAAAACCAATCCCCCACTGGCTCCTCGGAACCAAACTCAACGACATGGCATCAAGCAGAACCAAACATTCTTCAGCCAAGAAAAATAGTCTTCATCTGGGAAGGACCTCACTGTTGCTTGCACTCCGCGGGCCGCTCCCCTGCCTGACCTTCCCCTGCAGGAACTCGCCCACCCTTCTGTtcaaatcaacaaaggaaaaacgGGAAAAATATGACGCTGGACTGAACCTATTAACAGGAGCATGAAACAACTCTCAGAGGCTTCCATACCTTcttatcaccatcgtcatcatcttcatcttcctcgtcatcctcatcctcatcttcatcctcctcatcatcttcgtcatcatcttcatcatcatccatgATGCCGTCAAAGTCCTCATCTTGAGCGGCCTCTCCAGTGAACCATGAAACAGCATGTGGAATAATCTTGTCTCTGATGGTAGATCTGGGAAACAAGAATGGATAATTAGAACAGAGAACTAACATTGAAGCATAGAACTGCAGTACTGCACAGAGCATATTTTACATACCCGATATCATAATCTTGCTCCATTTGGTTCTGCAACTGTTCAGCCTATTGAAATGAGAGAGATGTCAAATCATGCTCTCACAGAAGTTTCAAACACAAGAGCAAACATAAAGGAGGTTTAACTTACTGTATCCTCATCAATTTCCTCATCGTCATCAGGAACTTGAGGTGGACTGAAGAAATTAAAGAAGCTCTCGCAATTTTCGATTTTCGTGATAGGTTTAGTGTTCTTCGACcccttctttggcttcttctttAGCACCTTTTGTGTCAAGCTCTTTCCAGGATACCATTCAATTTCAGTTCTGAAAAATACCAAAACAGACACATTAGTGGAACAATCAATAATAATAAACACAACATGTGAGTTGAAATAATAATTACCCAATGGCCTTCTCTAGGATTGGTTCATCTTCATCAATCATGTGGTACGTTTTCGAAAGCACTTCATTCTTGAAGAATGGATTAGTATTGAAGTGGAATTCAAGCTTGAAACCCTTTGGCTCAGTAATTCTGTACCACTTGATATCCTTGAGGTACTTGAGAGCTTCCTCATCCCTCTCTTGAATCTGGATATGAGTAAACCATAATAATAAATAAGATTCCAAACAATAGAATTAGACGTGCAAATGGATCTAAAGACAAGTTGGATAAAAAAGGTGCAATGTCCCACCTCCTCAGCAAGGATTTCATGGTTCTTCATTGCATTCAACCAGAAATCTGGCACACCCTTTTCCTCTGCAGGGAAGCATAATATACAAAGTTAAAGACAGTTAGAGACTATATTCCTTTTATCCTATATATGATCTCCATCCAGCATAGAAAATTGCTCAAAAGATCTTAGCACAGGTCAACATATGTTTACCTTTCTCATCTGGAGCAGCTTCACCTGAATCTTTGGTTACGCCTTCTGCCTCAACCACACCATTGACAACATCATGACGCTGTCATTTTGCAGGTGCAAGAAATACATCAGATGGATCATGGCATACAGCATCAAACATGATTCAAGACAGCTTGTATTGTATGAAACATGCAAAATAGAAACGATTTCTGTATATCCAACTTGAGCAGTTATTGTCATGGTACAGGTGAGAGTTAAACACCCGTTACAGGAGTCAAAAGTGAAGTTTGGCAACAGGAATAAACAGCAAATAGCAAGCACCGATATTGGTATCAATTAGTTTACCTTTGAGTACAGTGGTTCATACATCTTCTGATATTTAGCTTCAAGTGCAGCTCTCTCCTCAAAAAACTTTGCCTCAAATTCATCATGTTGGCTCTGCCAGGTGCCAAGCAGCAAACAAAGATAAGAAGTCCACCAACAGATACAACTAGATTATTTTTTAAGTCCAAACATACTAGTTGTGTTTTCCAAAAATAGCCAGTGCCGTTTTATATGATACCATCCTTCTCTAAAAAAGGAAATTACACTACAATCTAATGAGTAGCAAATCGGTGATAGAGCTGGGCAACATACCAAGTTGTCGCCTTGTTCGAAATACTGGCAAAGTGTAGAAACAGGAAAATCCAAACAAAGAATGAATAAAGCTTCAAGTAAAAGACAAGCCTATGCGTTGTCGGTTTGGGAAACATGAATGTCTTTGATCTCTCTATCACGCTGTTATCTAACTTGTCCTACCCAACCCCAATGTCCCATTGTTAAGAGTTCAAAAGTTAAAACGGTTATCAGGGGAAACTAAAATCTAGACAGCTGCTATCACTTTCCTAGAATCATGGCAGGAATCACCAGCACAGCCTGAAGCGTCCACTAATAAGCAACCGCGCAAACTATATTCAACAGTCCTTGCTCAGTCAGGATAGCAACCAATCATGGCAGTACAGCCACGAACCAACCTGTACTGTTACACAGGCCGTCTTATCAATGGCAGTACCTACCAAGTTGTATGTACCGTCTAGCGCAAGTGGCATCAGGGAATCGCAGAAATCGCACTTAGGAACAGTTAATGATCCACGCTGCCGCGAATCACCTAGGAAGCAGTACCAAATTCATGCCACAAGGAACGCATGGCAACAGCACCGCGTAGTGGAACCCCTGTTGTTATTATACCTGGATCTCTCTGAGCGCCTCGACGCGCTTCCTGACCTTGGGCTCCAGGCTCTCGAGCACGTCCGTGTGCCGCGCCGCCAATCCCTGCAGCGTGTTCTGCACAACCGCAGCACCGAATCAGCACAGGAACACCACAAAAACAACCCAGAGCCCCCTGGAATGAAAGGCGAACGACGTAAGGCAGAGCCGCCGCGGGAAACCTCACCTTAATCGACTCCACGAGGTTGGCCTTGTCCTCGGCGCTGAGCTCTGCATCGAAACCACCAGCAGCGAAACCGATAAGACCTCGCAGCCCATCAACGGCAACAGCAGCAAGGAGGGGGGAGGCGGGGAGCGGGGAACGAACCTGCGGCGTTGGGGACGGCGGCGCCGAGGGCGGAGAGGTCGAGGGTGTCCTTGCCGTCGCTCATGGCTGCTGGAGACTCGGGCTCCTTCCTCGTGCGCGTGCGGCGGCGAGGGGGGGGCTGGGTGAGAAACCctagcggcggcggcgcgtgggggtggggtggggggttggggGCGCGGGCTGCTGCGTGGGGGGAGTGGGAGGGGTGGAGGCGGGGGGAAGGGATAAAAAAAGAGATCGAGTCGTGGGCCGCGATTTATAGCCCGGGCGCGCCCCGCCGGTTTGGAGTTTGGACTTTGGACTCGGGAGCGGCGCGGTCGGGGGGGCCGCGGGGCCCACGCGTCGGTGGGAGAGACGGACGGTGCTCCTGTCCTGCCTGCCGGAATATTCCTGGGGCGCGGCTGTGAATTTCTGTGAGCTGTGGCTGCGCAGGACGTGACTGGCTGTGGCCGCTTTCTCACTGGCAAGCCAGCCCGTCGACATAAATTGCGATTGGACGGATTTGAGGTGAATTTATACGGCAATAAAAACGGGGAGATCCTCATCGGGGCAATAGTAATGCGGGATTTTCCGGATTACTATTACATGCCGGATTTGGGTATGCGGAGATATAGTAAGATCCGTGCCAAGATTATTGTATGCGGAAAATTTATGCTAGGCAGTAGGTAAGCACTTGAATATAGGACAGACAACAAGGGTTTATATAATTGAAAGGTTTTAGAAATTTAAATGATTGACAATTTTTATGTATGTCCTTTTAGAAAATAGGCTTATCGTTCTAAAGAAAATTAGATTCCTGTTCGAGAATTACTCGGTACAACAAAATAACAAAACATCCACCTCAAGAACAACCCAGAAACACAACAAAAAAGTTCATTCATCAACATGATATGGAGAAAAGGACAAATGTGCACGACAACCCCGCCAAAGTAGTAAGATCCGCATCGTCTTGGATCATCAACCAATACCTCACCGGTCAACAACTGCAATCAAACATCCGTTGGTTGAAATATATGTCAAATGAGAAGATCAGAAAAGAAAACCTAATTTGAATTTTAGACGACattgtttttttttgcgggaaaacttccgatcaattcattttcaatcatggcagtacaacgaacaccagaaataaacaTCTTGGTGTTTCAGTAGCAAAAGCACTCTCTGTTGGAAGCTCAGTGTTGCGCTTGCAAAAATTATTTACACACCATGCTCGTATCCCGTGATTTAATTTTGACCATCCACTTGACCAATAATAATGCATGAATCAAGTGTCTTGAAGGTTATACAACACAGTCGTTTCAGATGTGAATTCAATAATATAAATTTTGTGGTGCATAACCCTATGGTGCGTTGGTCAAACTTGAACTTAAAGAATCGAGACAATATTAGTATTAAGAACCAAATCATCTCATGCCACCCAAATTACCCGGGCCGCTTTCGAGACCAAAACTTTGTACTTAACACTAATTGCTTATTGCTCTGCGTTCAACATCACAGATATGAACACCAAACATATATATGTTATCCAAGGAGCTCTAACCGAACCCAAACTATCCCCAATTAAACACTAAACATATGCCTTGTCGCCAGTCGCAGTTTGGTGGCAAAGCGTATGGCCGGTTGCCCGCCACTTCCCGTTAATCTTTGGATCTCTTTGCCAGAAACATGGGCGGGAAATGATGCAGAGGTTTCCCAGATGTGGCGTCGTAGTACCCACGTATACACAGTACGAAAGCAAAGCACGATCTCGTGGGAGTGGAGCCATGGGCAGGTTCGTTCAGGGCGAATCGACCGGTTATTTTCTGCTGTGTCTCTCAAAAGGCAAAGTGGCCAGCAAGTTTGAGCGCGATTCTCGCTCGGCTTGGGGGCTCCCTGTCTTGCGTCCGACGACATCCCTTTCGTGCCGGCCATCCGATTCACGGAACGGAAGAACAACGTTGGCAAAAGAAAGGCACAGGTTCGCCCGGCCCATTGCCCGGCATCTCGATTCGCTGTCGGTGGTCGACCGGATCGTGCGTGCATTCATCAGTGACGACGCGGTCGGACGGACGAGCGACGATGCTTTATGGCGCGCCACTGCTGCACGTGAGCCGGAGACGGTGGATCGtttcacgcacgcacgcacgcggccGGACGGCACGGCACGGCGGGAACGACTAGGCATATTCAATGATTCCTCTCGAGGGTCGAGACGAATCACGGCAGGAGGCCGCCAACACGTGACGCGATCGCGGCAGCGTCTATGGGCCGTCCGCATCGAGTACGAGCcggtgctgggccggcccaataaCCACATGCCAAACCATGCTGACGTCACACTTTTTCCCTTTTTTATTCGCTTTATTGTTTTTCCTTTATTTAGTTTATTACTTTGGTTTATTTATTTATAATAGCACACATGCCCGTGCTTTGCAACGGGATAATAAAATTGCATGCCTCTAGCTCATTATAAGAATGGATCAAGACCCCCACATGTCCGTATTCTCTTGTATTGGCACGTGCCCACAATTTCTTTCAATTATAATTACCATCATATTCTCTTTTCTTGGCACATGGAAGTCAATAAGTTATGGTGTCATTTATTTTGAACAAGCCGACTTAGCTCGATGTGCCGGATGCGGAGCAGGCCCAGTATGGGAGTGATCGAACTCACGACCTCAAAGACCAGACCACATGTCGCTAGCCACTCAAACAAACGTGTCCTGTTAACCAATGGTCAGTGTGAATATTAAAGAATATAATGCAACGTCGAAACATTTTTTTTAACTTTTCAAAAACTGATAATGATGTACTGCCAAATATACTTGGCAacgtgaacattttccaaattatgAACAGTTATTTTTTTGAAAAGTCCATACATTTTTGGACAAAGCAAGAATAAACAATTTGAAAGGAACATTTCCTGAAATTCACAAATATTtcttaaaaacatgaacatttttaagttgtgaacaatttttaaaaataggAACATGTTTTGAAGATTCAGAAGAGTTTTAGCAattttttctttaatgaaaaaattattttcaatttttgaacatgtcgctaaaacaaaaatatttttcgaatttggaacatttttaaagggcatttttccaaatatttattttttttaaaaatacaGTAAGTTTTTAACCAATgggaatatttttaaattttgacATTTTTGGCACAACAAAAAAAATCCACACATTTATGTAATTCgtaattttttatgaatttttgaataaaaatgaaattgcaaacatttttccAATATTTTGAATTTCAGAAAAAGTAAAAAATAGACTTAGAatgggaaaaataaaaaagaaataggaaacaaaatgagaaagaaacagaaaaagaaaaatggaaacagaacacaagcatatttttcgaatttggaacatttttaaaatgcatttttccaaaaaaaataaataaatagagtcTTTTTTTAACAAATGGGAATATTTTTTAACTTTTGAAATTTTTTGTCACAACaaaaaaaatccaaacattttttatAATAGGAAAACAATTATGTAATTCgtaattttttatgaatttttaataaaaatgaaattgtgaacattttttgaaaattttgaatctcagcaaaaaaatataaaatagacTTAGAATgggaaaatataaaagaaataggAAACAAAAAGAgaacgaaacagaaaaagaaaaatggaaacaGAACACAAGCATAAATGAGCCGCTGAGTTTTGAGCGCCCTGTGCGTACCTGAAACTATTTACCGCCTTTTGCGGGAAATAGGATTTTTTATTGCTATATGGGCAGGAAGAAATGGGCTGACTTTACGGGGCCATAGTGCGCGCGGCCCATGTACGAAATTCTGCACAAATTGTTTTTTCTTTGCTAATAGACGAACAtagaaagtttagtaccacctcggatagaaaaataataatctatttgcggtgaacggatgaaaaaaatcGAAGAAACACACCATGAATGGGTATGTATGGGTAAATTAACTGGGACCTAGGTGGGCACCTTGATTGTTTTAGGTATGTACCGCCGCACAATGAATGTTTGATTTGTTTCCTAATTATTCTTCATGCAAGACATTCCATGTTTACATTTTACTTTCGTTTTTAACTATTAAGCATGCAAGACTTGGTATACAATAAATCGTAGTaacattttattttcttctgaacTACTATGGGTATCTAATA
This DNA window, taken from Triticum aestivum cultivar Chinese Spring chromosome 1D, IWGSC CS RefSeq v2.1, whole genome shotgun sequence, encodes the following:
- the LOC123182811 gene encoding probable ADP,ATP carrier protein At5g56450 gives rise to the protein MSEGAAAAAAARVASSAEDGAGAEAARAGRAWAFRRDLAAGALMGGAVHTVVAPIERVKLLLQTQDGNAALLGRSRRFRGFADCVARTVRDEGVLSLWRGNGTAVIRYYPSVALNFSLKDLYRSILKDAGTSADNKFTSIALTNFIAGAAAGCTTLVIIYPLDIAHTRLAADIGQTDARQFKGIRHFIQTIYKKNGIRGIYRGLPASLHGMVVHRGLYFGGFDTAKDTLVPLDSPLWQRWVTAQAVTSTAGLISYPLDTVRRRMMMQSGMEAQMYSGTLDCWRKIYRAEGVRSFYRGALSNMFRSTGAAAILVLYDEVKKFMNGGRL
- the LOC123182812 gene encoding nucleosome assembly protein 1;2; amino-acid sequence: MSDGKDTLDLSALGAAVPNAAELSAEDKANLVESIKNTLQGLAARHTDVLESLEPKVRKRVEALREIQSQHDEFEAKFFEERAALEAKYQKMYEPLYSKRHDVVNGVVEAEGVTKDSGEAAPDEKEEKGVPDFWLNAMKNHEILAEEIQERDEEALKYLKDIKWYRITEPKGFKLEFHFNTNPFFKNEVLSKTYHMIDEDEPILEKAIGTEIEWYPGKSLTQKVLKKKPKKGSKNTKPITKIENCESFFNFFSPPQVPDDDEEIDEDTAEQLQNQMEQDYDIGSTIRDKIIPHAVSWFTGEAAQDEDFDGIMDDDEDDDEDDEEDEDEDEDDEEDEDDDDGDKKKGGRVPAGEGQAGERPAECKQQ